From the Oscarella lobularis chromosome 13, ooOscLobu1.1, whole genome shotgun sequence genome, one window contains:
- the LOC136194764 gene encoding uncharacterized protein: MTFVLAILLLSTFVGVVESDLCRNSYNSFYTEYCDCCCDSYPYGCCSCYSFSAAYWYIWVIIVLILIGVGSAGAYYRRRVIIRRRAVVVASRPVATTSPSVTVVSSGQQQQAVPDVKPPPYSSAAAYPPPATSGYPQAGPGYDPGYPPADPAYPPPSNAPYPSDPMYGSRPVSENPDFAKAPYPPY, from the exons ATGACCTTCGTCCTCGCCATCCTGCTTCTCTCTACTTTTGTCGGCGTTGTC GAAAGCGATTTGTGCCGAAACAGCTACAACAGCTTCTATACCGAATA CTGCGATTGCTGTTGCGACTCCTACCCGTATGGCTGCTGTTCGTGCTACAGTTTCAGCGCCGCCTACTGGTATATCTG GGTCATCATCGTTTTGATTCTGATCGGCGTTGGATCGGCGGGCGCCTACTATCGCCGACGCGTCATCATCCGAAGGCGAGCAGTTGTCGTCGCTAGTCGACCCGTCGCAACGACTTCGCCTTCAGTGACAGTCGTCTCATCCGGTCAGCAACAACAAGCTGTCCCGGATGTGAAGCCTCCGCCTTACTCATCGGCAGCAGCTTATCCTCCACCAGCGACGTCTGGTTATCCGCAGGCGGGGCCGGGCTATGATCCTGGCTATCCTCCTGCTGATCCTGCTTACCCACCGCCAAGCAATGCTCCGTATCCGTCAGATCCTATGTATGGGTCTCGTCCTGTTTCGGAGAATCCTGACTTCGCCAAGGCGCCGTATCCTCCttattaa